The following coding sequences are from one Deltaproteobacteria bacterium window:
- a CDS encoding DegT/DnrJ/EryC1/StrS family aminotransferase gives MTDTRVRFLDLQAQYVGLKADIRRAVDAVFEAQAFVLGPAVAAFETALGRYLDAPHVIGVASGTDALYLALRACDIGPGDAVLTTPYSFAASATQIARTGARPYFGDIERDSFNLDVAGARRWLAGSCRREGGVLRAPGGEALRAIVPVHLFGRPCAIGAIAALAGEHGLDVVEDAAQAIGARVDGRGPYAGTVGRFGCFSFYPTKNLGGAGDGGCVVARHAADADRVRSLARHGAEGGPYRHVALGIASRLDALQAAVLGVKLAHVDAWNAARRGHAERYERLLDAALGAAGVVAAPARVPGHVFHQYVVRVPDRDRVRAELAAAGIETQVYYPIPLHVQPCFAALGHRPGERPEAERAAAESLALPIYPELGDDAAAAVVAALAGALRRPGA, from the coding sequence GTGACCGACACGCGCGTCCGCTTCCTCGATCTACAGGCGCAGTACGTCGGGTTGAAAGCGGACATCCGGCGCGCGGTCGACGCGGTCTTCGAAGCGCAGGCGTTCGTGCTCGGCCCCGCCGTCGCGGCGTTCGAGACCGCGCTCGGCCGCTACCTCGATGCGCCGCACGTGATCGGGGTCGCCTCCGGCACCGACGCGCTCTACCTGGCGCTCCGCGCGTGCGACATCGGTCCCGGGGACGCCGTGCTCACCACGCCGTACAGCTTCGCGGCGAGCGCGACGCAGATCGCCCGTACGGGCGCGCGGCCCTATTTCGGCGACATCGAGCGCGACTCGTTCAACCTCGACGTCGCCGGCGCGCGGCGTTGGCTCGCCGGGTCCTGCCGGCGTGAGGGGGGTGTGCTGCGGGCGCCCGGCGGCGAGGCGCTGCGCGCGATCGTCCCGGTCCACCTGTTCGGCCGGCCGTGCGCGATCGGGGCGATCGCGGCGCTCGCGGGCGAGCACGGGCTCGACGTCGTGGAGGACGCGGCGCAGGCGATCGGCGCGCGCGTCGACGGTCGTGGTCCGTACGCGGGGACCGTCGGACGCTTCGGCTGCTTCTCCTTCTATCCGACGAAGAACCTCGGCGGCGCGGGCGACGGCGGATGCGTGGTCGCGAGGCACGCCGCCGACGCCGACCGCGTCCGCTCCCTCGCGCGCCACGGTGCCGAAGGCGGGCCCTATCGCCACGTCGCGCTCGGGATCGCCTCGCGGCTCGACGCCCTGCAGGCGGCGGTGCTCGGCGTGAAGCTCGCGCACGTCGATGCCTGGAACGCGGCGCGCCGCGGCCACGCCGAGCGGTACGAGCGGCTGCTCGACGCGGCGCTCGGCGCGGCCGGCGTCGTCGCCGCGCCGGCGCGCGTGCCGGGCCACGTCTTCCATCAGTACGTCGTGCGCGTGCCCGACCGCGACCGCGTGCGCGCCGAGCTCGCCGCGGCGGGCATCGAGACGCAGGTCTACTATCCGATCCCGCTCCACGTGCAGCCGTGCTTCGCCGCGCTCGGCCATCGCCCGGGCGAGCGTCCCGAGGCCGAACGCGCCGCCGCCGAGTCGCTGGCGCTGCCGATCTATCCCGAGCTCGGCGACGACGCTGCGGCGGCGGTCGTCGCGGCGCTCGCCGGCGCGCTTCGTCGGCCCGGCGCGTGA
- the thiD gene encoding bifunctional hydroxymethylpyrimidine kinase/phosphomethylpyrimidine kinase, which produces MKRRELPSALTIAGSDSGAGAGIQADLKTFAARNVYGTSALTAVTAQDTRAVHAVRVLPAAFVRAQVDTVLDDLGANAVKTGMLGSAAVVAAVAEALVAHRVRRLVVDPVLHASAGRALLGPGGAALLLRRLVPLAEVVTPNLAEASLLVGFPVRDLGAMEEAARCLVRAGARAAVVTGGHLTGDAVDVMLAEGRLVRLRAARVPGPTPHGTGCTFAAAIAAERAKDVPLVDAVRAAKRYVTTCIRRARPLGHGRPVLGHLALE; this is translated from the coding sequence GTGAAGCGCCGCGAGCTCCCGTCGGCGCTCACGATCGCCGGCTCGGACAGCGGCGCCGGCGCGGGCATCCAGGCCGACTTGAAGACCTTCGCGGCGCGCAACGTCTACGGCACGAGCGCCCTGACGGCGGTCACCGCGCAGGACACGCGTGCCGTTCACGCGGTGCGGGTGCTGCCGGCGGCATTCGTGCGGGCGCAGGTCGACACCGTGCTCGACGACCTCGGGGCGAATGCGGTGAAGACGGGCATGCTCGGCAGCGCGGCGGTCGTGGCGGCCGTCGCCGAGGCGCTCGTCGCGCATCGCGTGCGGCGCCTCGTCGTCGATCCGGTCCTGCACGCGAGCGCCGGCCGCGCGCTGCTCGGGCCTGGGGGCGCGGCGCTTCTCCTGCGGCGCCTCGTGCCGCTCGCCGAAGTGGTGACGCCGAACCTCGCGGAGGCGTCGCTGCTGGTCGGTTTCCCGGTCCGGGACCTCGGTGCGATGGAGGAGGCGGCGCGATGCCTGGTCCGTGCCGGCGCGCGTGCGGCCGTCGTGACCGGCGGACATCTCACCGGCGATGCGGTCGACGTGATGCTCGCCGAGGGCCGGCTCGTTCGCTTGCGCGCGGCGCGCGTGCCCGGGCCGACGCCGCACGGCACCGGCTGCACCTTCGCGGCGGCGATCGCGGCGGAGCGGGCCAAGGACGTCCCGCTCGTCGACGCGGTGCGCGCGGCGAAGCGCTACGTGACGACCTGCATTCGCCGCGCCCGCCCCCTCGGCCACGGTCGCCCCGTTTTGGGGCATCTCGCGCTCGAGTAG
- the ptsP gene encoding phosphoenolpyruvate--protein phosphotransferase, with protein MSERKMATAETTARRARARKGQGLSILEDIGTVISHSQTLQETFDNLVRIVAERMSTEVCSLYLFDPKEELLTLWATTGLERAAVGKVTMKVSEGLTGLVIEKGEPVMVVDALAHARYKYFPETGEERYHSFLGVPISEKRTALGVLVVQTLRRRRFTPNELRLLRAIAAQAGGIIVQARLMESLESKEKERQEYRSRMVDAIRRLHAYETTDERPAKGAKRRAGQHRLTGLGASPGFGRGHAHLLHPEVSLDHVEERHVGDPEGERTRLLHAVERSVEEMVHLKEKMHTVAPEIDGAIFDAQRMMLEDATFLGKITSRLDDGLAAESALRQVVDEYVAAFLAVTDGYLRERAADVRDIGQRLLRNLLGHEERERGFAGDVVLVAHELTLTDLTLMEHDRLKGIVLATGGVTSHASILAKSFEIPTVVGVGHVADVLHEGDEMIVDGNSGVVYVNPGVDVSREYQRLDKEYRAFNLQLEAIRDLPAETTDGHRVNLYANIGLIGDLNFARDHGAEGVGLYRTEVPFLSYKDFPGEEEQLALYRKVIDRMPGRPITIRTLDLGADKYASYLTTQQEENPFLGWRSIRISLEMPAIFKAQLRAILRAGVHGSVRMMFPMISSVEEIRRVKELLVEACQELDEAGLPYDRAMPIGIMIEVPAAVWLAPRLIEEVDFFSIGTNDLIQYLLAVDRNNSKVAPLYEPLHPAVLGAIGEVAQAAKDAGKLVGMCGEMASDPLATLPLLGMGLDDLSMGPFFVPVIKRFIRSVPYSLAEEVARDVRTLSTAKEIKGYLFSRLKELGVIELMDIYH; from the coding sequence ATGAGCGAGCGAAAGATGGCGACAGCCGAGACCACTGCTCGACGCGCGCGCGCACGGAAGGGGCAGGGCCTCTCCATTCTCGAGGATATCGGCACCGTCATCAGCCACTCGCAGACGCTGCAGGAGACCTTCGACAACCTCGTACGCATCGTCGCCGAGCGCATGAGTACGGAGGTCTGTTCGCTCTACCTCTTCGACCCGAAGGAAGAGTTGCTGACGCTCTGGGCGACGACGGGTCTCGAGCGCGCGGCGGTCGGCAAGGTGACGATGAAGGTGAGCGAAGGTCTCACCGGCCTCGTCATCGAGAAAGGCGAGCCGGTGATGGTCGTCGATGCGCTCGCGCACGCCCGCTACAAATATTTCCCGGAAACGGGCGAGGAGCGCTATCACTCGTTCCTCGGCGTGCCGATCTCGGAGAAGCGGACCGCCCTCGGCGTGCTCGTCGTGCAGACGCTCCGCCGCCGCCGCTTCACGCCGAACGAGCTTCGGCTGCTGCGCGCGATCGCCGCCCAGGCGGGCGGCATCATCGTGCAGGCGCGGCTCATGGAGTCGCTCGAGAGCAAGGAGAAGGAGCGGCAGGAGTACCGCTCGCGGATGGTCGACGCGATCCGCCGCCTGCACGCCTACGAGACCACCGACGAGCGGCCGGCGAAGGGCGCGAAGCGGCGTGCTGGTCAGCACCGGCTGACCGGCCTCGGGGCGTCGCCGGGTTTCGGGCGCGGGCACGCGCACCTCCTCCATCCCGAGGTGTCGCTCGATCACGTGGAGGAGCGTCACGTCGGTGATCCGGAAGGCGAGCGTACGCGCCTCCTGCACGCGGTCGAGCGTTCGGTCGAGGAGATGGTGCATCTCAAGGAGAAGATGCACACCGTCGCGCCCGAGATCGACGGCGCGATCTTCGACGCGCAGCGCATGATGCTCGAGGATGCGACGTTCCTCGGCAAGATCACGAGCCGCCTCGACGACGGTCTCGCGGCCGAGAGCGCGCTCAGGCAGGTGGTCGACGAGTACGTCGCCGCGTTCCTCGCGGTCACCGACGGCTATCTGCGCGAGCGCGCCGCCGACGTGCGCGACATCGGCCAGCGCCTCCTGCGCAACCTCCTCGGTCACGAGGAGCGCGAGCGCGGCTTCGCGGGCGACGTCGTGCTCGTCGCGCACGAGCTCACGCTCACCGATCTCACCCTCATGGAGCACGACCGCCTGAAGGGCATCGTGCTCGCGACGGGCGGCGTGACGTCCCACGCGTCGATCCTGGCCAAGTCGTTCGAGATCCCGACCGTCGTCGGCGTCGGCCACGTCGCCGACGTGCTGCACGAGGGCGACGAGATGATCGTCGACGGCAACTCGGGCGTGGTCTACGTGAACCCGGGCGTCGACGTGAGCCGCGAGTACCAGCGGCTCGACAAGGAGTACCGCGCCTTCAACCTGCAGCTCGAGGCGATCCGCGATCTTCCGGCCGAGACGACCGACGGCCACCGCGTGAACCTCTACGCCAACATCGGCCTGATCGGCGACTTGAACTTCGCGCGCGATCACGGCGCCGAGGGCGTCGGCCTCTATCGCACCGAGGTGCCGTTCCTCTCGTACAAGGACTTTCCTGGCGAGGAGGAGCAGCTCGCGCTCTATCGCAAAGTGATCGACCGCATGCCCGGGCGGCCGATCACCATCCGCACGCTCGATCTCGGCGCCGACAAGTACGCGAGCTATCTCACGACGCAGCAGGAGGAAAATCCATTCCTCGGGTGGCGGTCGATCCGCATCTCGCTCGAGATGCCGGCCATCTTCAAGGCGCAGCTCCGCGCCATCCTGCGCGCCGGCGTGCACGGCAGCGTGCGGATGATGTTCCCGATGATCTCGAGCGTCGAGGAGATCCGGCGCGTGAAGGAGCTCCTCGTGGAGGCGTGTCAGGAGCTCGACGAGGCCGGACTGCCGTACGATCGCGCGATGCCGATCGGCATCATGATCGAGGTGCCCGCCGCCGTGTGGCTCGCTCCGCGGCTCATCGAGGAGGTCGATTTCTTCAGCATCGGCACCAACGATCTCATCCAGTACCTGCTCGCCGTCGACCGCAACAACTCGAAAGTGGCGCCGCTCTACGAACCGTTGCATCCCGCCGTGCTCGGCGCGATCGGCGAGGTCGCGCAGGCGGCGAAGGACGCGGGCAAGCTCGTCGGCATGTGCGGCGAAATGGCGTCCGATCCCCTCGCGACGCTGCCCCTCCTCGGGATGGGGCTCGACGACCTCAGCATGGGCCCGTTCTTCGTGCCGGTCATCAAGCGCTTCATCCGCTCCGTGCCGTACTCGCTCGCGGAGGAGGTCGCGCGCGACGTACGGACGCTCAGTACGGCGAAGGAGATCAAGGGCTACCTGTTCTCGCGCTTGAAGGAGCTCGGCGTGATCGAGCTCATGGACATCTATCATTGA
- a CDS encoding GNAT family N-acetyltransferase: MGTSRAWDAPVFPFERVDLRDRELWLRPLLAADAFTLFRLIDAERVRLGQWLPWVEETRTERDSARFIADATEERRRRRSLVLAMCVEGAIVGTIGLHYVEWFDRSAELGYWITSAAEGRGIVTRAARALLTFAFGTVGLHRIVVRCAVGNERSARVAERLGMRREGLLREAHYVGGRFLDQHLYALLRHEHAADR, from the coding sequence ATGGGGACGAGTCGCGCGTGGGACGCCCCGGTCTTTCCCTTCGAACGGGTCGACCTGCGTGACCGGGAGCTGTGGCTGCGTCCGCTGCTGGCGGCGGATGCGTTCACGCTCTTTCGATTGATCGACGCCGAGCGCGTGCGGCTCGGCCAGTGGCTTCCCTGGGTCGAAGAGACCCGCACGGAGCGCGATAGCGCGCGCTTCATCGCCGACGCCACCGAGGAGCGGCGGCGGCGGCGGAGCCTGGTGTTGGCGATGTGCGTCGAGGGCGCGATCGTGGGGACGATCGGCCTCCACTACGTCGAGTGGTTCGATCGCTCGGCGGAACTCGGGTACTGGATCACGTCGGCGGCCGAGGGCCGCGGCATCGTGACGCGCGCGGCGCGGGCGCTCCTGACGTTCGCGTTCGGGACGGTGGGATTGCATCGCATCGTCGTGCGGTGCGCCGTCGGCAATGAGCGCAGCGCGCGGGTGGCGGAGCGGCTCGGGATGCGGCGGGAAGGGTTGTTGCGCGAGGCGCACTACGTGGGCGGGAGGTTTCTCGATCAGCACCTGTACGCTCTGCTTCGCCACGAGCACGCCGCCGACCGCTGA
- a CDS encoding SDR family oxidoreductase codes for MVVGAWWAGSLRSSPSLSSVFRRFAMDLQLADKVVVITGGASGIGLVTARMFAAEGARLVLGDVNEGAVAAVAAELEAVGQRVDVREYPQCVALIERAVAVHGRVDVLVNSAGVGGIPRLFLESDPDDGDWDAMLDVNLRGTMHCCRAVAERMTAQRAGRIVNLASEAGKLNEKRIVVYGATKGGVIAFTKGLAIELGRFGITVNAVCPGVTRTPMTSYITDEMEREWSRYYPLGRLGRPEDIAPMIAFLASSQASWITGQAISVNGGFGRS; via the coding sequence TTGGTGGTTGGCGCGTGGTGGGCGGGCTCGCTTCGCTCGTCGCCATCCTTGAGTTCTGTTTTTCGGAGGTTCGCGATGGACTTGCAGCTTGCTGACAAGGTCGTGGTCATCACTGGCGGTGCTTCAGGTATCGGGCTTGTGACGGCGCGGATGTTTGCGGCGGAGGGTGCGCGGCTCGTGCTTGGAGACGTCAACGAGGGGGCGGTGGCAGCGGTCGCTGCGGAGCTGGAGGCCGTGGGGCAGCGGGTCGACGTGCGGGAATATCCGCAGTGCGTGGCGTTGATCGAGCGAGCGGTAGCGGTGCATGGGCGCGTCGACGTGCTCGTGAACAGCGCGGGGGTGGGGGGGATTCCGCGGCTCTTCCTGGAGTCGGATCCCGATGACGGGGATTGGGACGCGATGCTCGACGTCAATCTGCGCGGCACCATGCATTGCTGCCGGGCGGTCGCGGAACGGATGACGGCGCAGCGCGCGGGGCGGATCGTGAACCTCGCGTCGGAGGCGGGAAAGCTGAACGAGAAGCGCATCGTCGTGTACGGCGCGACGAAGGGGGGAGTGATCGCGTTCACCAAGGGGCTTGCGATCGAGCTCGGGCGCTTCGGGATCACGGTGAACGCGGTCTGCCCGGGCGTGACCCGGACGCCGATGACCTCGTACATCACCGACGAGATGGAGCGGGAGTGGTCGCGCTACTACCCGCTCGGCCGCCTCGGGCGTCCCGAGGACATCGCGCCGATGATCGCGTTCCTCGCCTCGTCGCAGGCGTCGTGGATCACCGGCCAGGCGATCAGCGTGAACGGGGGCTTCGGGCGCTCCTGA
- a CDS encoding DUF3313 domain-containing protein, whose amino-acid sequence MGRRAGARVWPTAIASVIMGAALAGCAAGQAGKARPSGFLGDYAQLREGGEGQALLVYVDPSVRFSTYRKMIIDPVTIWRDAGTKDIPPDEAQDLIDDLDDVLRMTLDDDYQLVKEPGPDVLRLRVAITEAEGSWRVVDGRLGDELDEDLRAVKTKEPSDATKSFVGKAGVEAEILDSTSGKRLAAAIDRRVGARTLKPEKNAWSDVERAFRYWADRLRDRLGELRKRS is encoded by the coding sequence ATGGGTCGACGAGCAGGAGCGCGGGTGTGGCCGACGGCGATCGCGAGCGTCATCATGGGGGCGGCGCTCGCCGGCTGCGCGGCGGGGCAGGCGGGGAAGGCCCGGCCGTCGGGGTTCCTCGGCGACTATGCGCAGCTCCGCGAGGGCGGCGAGGGACAGGCGCTCCTCGTGTACGTCGATCCGAGCGTGCGGTTCTCGACGTACCGCAAGATGATCATCGACCCGGTGACCATCTGGCGTGACGCCGGGACCAAGGACATCCCGCCCGACGAGGCGCAGGATCTGATCGACGACCTCGACGACGTGCTGCGCATGACGCTCGACGACGACTATCAACTCGTGAAGGAGCCGGGGCCCGACGTGCTGCGCCTGCGGGTCGCGATCACCGAGGCCGAGGGCTCGTGGCGGGTGGTCGACGGCCGCCTCGGCGACGAGCTCGACGAGGATCTCCGGGCCGTCAAGACGAAGGAGCCGTCGGACGCCACCAAGAGCTTCGTCGGCAAGGCCGGCGTCGAAGCCGAGATCCTCGACTCGACGAGCGGGAAGCGCCTCGCGGCCGCGATCGATCGGCGGGTCGGCGCGCGCACGCTCAAGCCCGAGAAGAACGCGTGGTCCGACGTCGAGCGCGCCTTTCGCTACTGGGCGGACCGGCTGCGGGACCGGCTCGGCGAGCTCCGCAAGCGCTCCTGA
- a CDS encoding acyl-CoA dehydrogenase family protein has translation MAEPDFYLSDEQRELQRALREFVANEIVPIAAACDAKERFPREIFPQLGALGYLGLRFPEEVGGSGGTNLDYAILCEELAYGSAGIALGIYVHMALACAALERFGSADLGRHWLPPALQGERIGGWAFAEAGAGSDAGSVATRAVADGDSYVINGAKLFITNGPIADFLIVVASTAPERRLKGLSLFLVERDRPGFRVAASLSKLGVRASEMAELVFEDCRVPAGNRIGREHHGFLDALHTLTLGRIASAAFAVGLARAALDATLGHARARTQFGHPIGSFQAVRFGIADMAVQVEASRLLCHRAAIAADRGLPHGREASMAKLYATEACTRIVERALHYHGASGFMSESPVSRFYRDCKVFELGEGSSELQREMIARELGL, from the coding sequence ATGGCCGAACCCGATTTCTATCTCAGCGACGAGCAGCGCGAGCTCCAGCGGGCACTGCGGGAGTTCGTCGCGAACGAGATCGTCCCCATCGCGGCCGCCTGCGACGCGAAGGAGCGCTTCCCGAGAGAGATCTTCCCCCAACTCGGCGCGCTCGGCTATCTCGGGCTGCGCTTTCCCGAGGAGGTCGGCGGATCGGGCGGGACGAACCTCGACTACGCGATCCTCTGCGAAGAGCTCGCCTACGGATCGGCGGGTATCGCGCTCGGCATCTACGTCCACATGGCGCTGGCCTGCGCGGCGCTCGAACGTTTCGGCTCCGCGGACCTCGGACGGCACTGGCTCCCCCCGGCGCTCCAGGGCGAACGGATCGGTGGATGGGCCTTCGCGGAGGCGGGCGCCGGGTCCGACGCGGGCTCGGTCGCGACTCGAGCCGTCGCCGACGGCGACTCCTATGTGATCAACGGCGCGAAGCTCTTCATCACCAACGGACCCATCGCGGATTTCCTGATCGTGGTCGCGTCGACGGCTCCCGAGCGGCGGCTCAAGGGACTCTCGCTTTTCCTCGTCGAGCGCGACCGGCCGGGATTCCGCGTGGCCGCCTCGCTCTCGAAGCTCGGCGTGCGGGCCTCCGAGATGGCGGAGCTCGTCTTCGAGGATTGCCGCGTTCCCGCCGGCAACCGGATCGGTCGAGAGCATCACGGCTTTCTCGACGCGCTCCACACGCTCACGCTCGGGAGGATCGCCTCGGCGGCCTTCGCGGTCGGGCTGGCGCGGGCGGCGCTCGACGCCACGCTCGGCCATGCGCGGGCGCGCACGCAGTTCGGCCACCCGATCGGATCGTTCCAGGCGGTGCGCTTCGGCATCGCCGACATGGCGGTGCAGGTCGAAGCGTCGCGCCTGCTGTGCCACCGCGCCGCGATCGCCGCCGATCGGGGACTTCCCCACGGCCGCGAGGCCTCCATGGCCAAGCTCTACGCCACCGAGGCCTGCACGCGCATCGTGGAGCGGGCGCTGCACTACCACGGCGCCAGCGGCTTCATGTCCGAGTCGCCGGTCAGCCGCTTCTACCGCGACTGCAAGGTCTTCGAGCTCGGCGAGGGATCGAGCGAGCTACAGCGCGAGATGATCGCGCGCGAGCTCGGACTCTAG
- a CDS encoding enoyl-CoA hydratase/isomerase family protein has product MSAPLRLESHDGIATITLARPKQLNALGSEMLNALIEALDEVRTRDDRVLILTAEGPAFCAGADRAEMVERPPSEWAPIVDRYLDPVRRIADLDIPVIARLQGDAVGGGLGLAIACDFRIAREGIRMGAPFVRIGLAGCDMAAGYYLPRLIPLGAATELMMTGRLVHADEALALGLVHRVVPAQTLDDEVRSFAERLRNGPPIALAFTKRAIRRSLDLTRDAEFDYEIFAQTNCIQTEDHREGVRAFFDEKRAPVFRGR; this is encoded by the coding sequence ATGAGCGCGCCGCTTCGACTGGAGAGCCACGATGGCATCGCGACCATCACCCTCGCCCGACCGAAACAGCTGAACGCCCTCGGCTCCGAAATGTTGAATGCCTTGATCGAGGCGTTGGACGAGGTCCGTACCCGCGACGATCGGGTCTTGATCCTCACCGCGGAAGGGCCGGCGTTTTGCGCCGGCGCCGACCGCGCCGAGATGGTCGAGCGCCCGCCGAGCGAATGGGCGCCCATCGTGGACCGGTACCTCGACCCCGTTCGCCGGATCGCCGACCTCGACATCCCCGTCATCGCGCGGCTCCAGGGCGACGCCGTCGGCGGAGGCCTCGGCCTCGCCATTGCCTGCGACTTCCGCATCGCGCGAGAGGGGATCCGCATGGGCGCGCCCTTCGTGCGGATCGGGCTCGCGGGCTGCGACATGGCGGCCGGCTACTACCTGCCGCGGCTCATCCCGCTCGGCGCCGCGACCGAGCTCATGATGACCGGAAGGCTCGTTCACGCCGACGAAGCGCTCGCCCTCGGCCTCGTGCATCGCGTGGTCCCGGCGCAGACGCTCGACGACGAAGTCCGATCCTTCGCCGAGCGGCTGCGCAACGGGCCGCCCATCGCCCTGGCCTTCACGAAGCGCGCCATCCGCCGCTCGCTCGACCTCACCCGGGACGCGGAGTTCGACTACGAGATCTTCGCCCAGACGAACTGCATCCAGACCGAGGACCATCGCGAAGGGGTGCGGGCGTTCTTCGACGAGAAGCGCGCGCCGGTTTTCCGAGGCCGCTGA
- a CDS encoding amidohydrolase has translation MSKTVGAIDAWATLVRPGTLDRWPAEFIHIFKRYGTLELFERGVTVSQLIDQMDAAGVERLMLSAFGYGNVEIITNEEVAECCAKHPDRFTGVGTVDPRGKPMDVVRQIERLAKQLGLRGLRLEPYAYGDGTVGSPPNQKMYWPVYAKCVELGLPVAIQVGHTGPLLPSEAGRPIYLDEVALAFPELVILGCHLGQPWHEEMMVLAWKHPNVYVETSARTPKHWPESFVKFANGYGQDKVLWATDYPLLTFDRTLTELRELGVSDSAYRKIVRDNAIRAFGLEG, from the coding sequence ATGAGCAAGACCGTCGGAGCGATCGACGCCTGGGCTACCCTCGTTCGGCCGGGAACCCTCGATCGGTGGCCTGCCGAGTTCATCCACATCTTCAAGCGCTACGGCACCCTCGAGCTCTTCGAGCGGGGCGTGACCGTCTCGCAGCTCATCGACCAGATGGACGCGGCCGGTGTCGAGCGGCTGATGCTCTCGGCGTTCGGCTACGGCAACGTCGAGATCATCACGAACGAGGAAGTGGCCGAGTGCTGCGCCAAGCACCCCGACCGCTTCACCGGCGTCGGCACGGTCGATCCGCGCGGCAAGCCCATGGACGTCGTGCGCCAGATCGAGCGATTGGCGAAGCAGCTCGGGCTCCGCGGCCTCCGTCTCGAGCCCTATGCCTACGGCGACGGCACGGTCGGCTCGCCGCCGAACCAGAAGATGTATTGGCCGGTGTACGCCAAGTGCGTCGAGCTCGGGCTTCCCGTCGCGATCCAGGTGGGCCACACCGGTCCGCTGCTCCCCTCGGAGGCCGGTCGGCCCATCTATCTCGACGAGGTCGCCCTCGCGTTCCCCGAGCTCGTGATTCTCGGGTGTCACTTGGGGCAGCCCTGGCACGAGGAGATGATGGTGCTGGCGTGGAAGCATCCGAACGTTTACGTCGAGACGAGCGCGCGGACGCCGAAACACTGGCCCGAGTCGTTCGTCAAGTTCGCGAACGGTTACGGCCAGGACAAGGTGCTGTGGGCGACCGACTATCCGCTGCTCACCTTCGACCGCACGCTCACGGAGCTCCGCGAGCTCGGCGTCTCGGACAGCGCCTACCGCAAGATCGTGCGCGACAACGCGATCCGCGCCTTCGGCCTCGAGGGCTGA
- a CDS encoding TetR/AcrR family transcriptional regulator gives MLESNQAPVESSDATRDTILEAARRRFLRFGVRKTTMDEVAREAGCSRTTLYAHFRNKQDLYARLLEQDTETFIRETSGVLATEGNAGAKIRRIVEITRHTYARNHVMRLALARDAEMSLEPVARAFTRDQEQRIVGLLRQALEEGVKEGSLRSIDTERVAYLMFHLGRFLVERETAGVGDYPFDEIVALMDEVFARGIGKSRAGR, from the coding sequence ATGCTCGAGTCCAATCAGGCCCCGGTGGAGTCGTCGGACGCGACCCGTGACACCATTCTCGAGGCGGCGCGGCGACGCTTCCTGCGCTTCGGGGTGCGCAAGACGACGATGGACGAGGTTGCGCGCGAGGCGGGTTGTTCGCGCACCACCCTCTATGCCCACTTCCGGAATAAGCAGGATCTCTACGCACGGTTGCTCGAGCAGGATACGGAGACGTTCATTCGGGAGACGAGCGGTGTGCTCGCGACCGAAGGGAACGCCGGCGCGAAGATCCGCCGCATCGTCGAGATCACACGGCACACCTACGCGCGCAATCACGTCATGCGTCTGGCGCTCGCGCGGGATGCGGAGATGAGTCTCGAGCCCGTCGCGCGCGCGTTCACGCGCGACCAGGAGCAACGCATCGTCGGCCTGCTGCGCCAGGCTCTCGAGGAGGGCGTGAAGGAGGGGTCGCTGCGGTCGATCGACACCGAGCGTGTCGCCTATCTGATGTTCCACCTCGGTCGGTTCCTCGTCGAGCGCGAGACGGCCGGCGTCGGCGACTACCCGTTCGACGAGATCGTGGCGCTCATGGACGAGGTCTTCGCGCGCGGCATCGGAAAGTCACGCGCGGGGCGCTGA